A single genomic interval of Variovorax sp. PMC12 harbors:
- a CDS encoding Bug family tripartite tricarboxylate transporter substrate binding protein, whose amino-acid sequence MRRLTLLAAMLLPIAVMAQGKWPEKAITFVVPFPPGGPTDIMARLIATPLSKRLNVPVIVDNKAGASGNIGTLQVVRAKPDGYTILLAASGNLSVNQYLYKNLGFDPIKDLTPIVQISKFPLVLEVSASSSLKSFEDYVEYARKPANRVTFASAGNGTPQHLGGELFKDGVKVDITHIPYKGAAPAIVDLIGGQVTSMFDILGSSMPHIRSGKLRALAVTTRSRSEQLPDIPSVSELGYPNFDYYAWHGISTTAGTPKPVIDRLNAEIRGIFQDSAFRAQWKEIGSDIVVGTPEQFGEVTRSEARKMEALIKSLKIQLD is encoded by the coding sequence CCCCTTTCCGCCTGGTGGGCCGACGGACATCATGGCGAGGCTGATTGCCACGCCCCTGTCGAAGCGCTTGAACGTGCCCGTCATCGTGGACAACAAGGCTGGCGCCAGCGGCAACATCGGAACCTTGCAGGTCGTCCGGGCGAAGCCCGATGGTTACACCATCTTGCTGGCCGCCAGCGGAAACCTTTCGGTCAACCAGTATCTCTACAAGAATCTGGGCTTCGACCCGATCAAGGACCTGACTCCGATCGTCCAAATCTCGAAGTTTCCCCTGGTACTGGAGGTATCGGCATCGAGCTCTCTCAAGTCCTTCGAGGACTATGTGGAGTACGCCAGGAAGCCGGCCAACCGAGTCACGTTTGCTTCGGCGGGCAATGGAACTCCGCAGCACCTCGGCGGAGAACTGTTCAAGGACGGTGTCAAGGTCGATATCACGCACATTCCGTACAAAGGCGCGGCGCCCGCTATCGTGGATTTGATAGGTGGCCAGGTCACCAGCATGTTCGACATTCTTGGCAGCTCGATGCCGCACATCAGGTCTGGCAAGCTCCGCGCGCTTGCCGTGACCACCAGGAGCCGTTCCGAACAACTGCCGGACATTCCGTCGGTCAGCGAACTTGGCTACCCGAATTTCGACTACTACGCATGGCACGGCATCTCGACCACAGCCGGCACGCCGAAACCAGTCATCGACCGGCTGAACGCCGAGATCCGGGGAATCTTTCAGGATTCGGCATTCAGGGCGCAGTGGAAGGAGATCGGTTCGGACATCGTCGTAGGCACGCCAGAGCAGTTCGGGGAGGTCACCCGCAGCGAGGCTCGAAAGATGGAGGCCCTCATCAAGAGCCTGAAGATTCAGTTGGACTGA